Proteins from a single region of Ensifer adhaerens:
- the purE gene encoding 5-(carboxyamino)imidazole ribonucleotide mutase, producing the protein MGSQSDWETMKNAADTLDALDIAYEARIVSAHRTPDRLVNFAKGARDEGFKVIIAGAGGAAHLPGMCASMTPLPVFGVPVQSKALSGQDSLLSIVQMPAGIPVGTLAIGRAGAVNAALLAAAVLALSDDDLADRLDDWREQQTISVAEYPVDEA; encoded by the coding sequence ATGGGAAGCCAGTCGGACTGGGAGACGATGAAGAACGCCGCCGATACGCTCGACGCGCTCGACATTGCCTATGAGGCTCGCATCGTTTCCGCCCATCGCACCCCGGATCGGCTCGTGAACTTCGCCAAGGGCGCCCGCGACGAGGGCTTCAAGGTGATCATCGCCGGCGCCGGAGGGGCGGCCCATCTGCCCGGCATGTGCGCCTCGATGACGCCGCTGCCGGTCTTTGGCGTACCGGTTCAGTCGAAGGCGCTTTCCGGCCAGGACAGCCTGCTCTCGATCGTCCAGATGCCCGCCGGCATTCCCGTTGGAACGCTCGCGATCGGCCGCGCCGGCGCCGTCAACGCCGCCCTTCTTGCTGCAGCCGTGCTCGCACTCAGTGACGACGACCTCGCCGACCGGCTTGACGACTGGCGCGAGCAGCAGACGATTTCGGTCGCCGAGTACCCGGTGGACGAGGCATGA
- a CDS encoding 5-(carboxyamino)imidazole ribonucleotide synthase, with the protein MTTIGIIGGGQLGRMLAMAAARLNFRTVILEPQVDCPAAQVANDQIVAAYDDEAALSQLATVSDIITYEFENVPVAAAERLAAKRPVLPPAKALEVAQDRLVEKRFINDCGIATARFHAVDSQTDLETALADFGGTGVLKTRRLGYDGKGQRVFRSAGDSPAGAFAALGGVPLILESFVPFEREISIIAARATDGTVACFDPAENVHRNGILHTSTVPAAVGGDTADAARKAAKAILDALGYVGVIGVEFFVLADGSLIANEMAPRVHNSGHWTEAACVVSQFEQHIRAVTGLPLGNPRRHSDCVMQNLIGDDLNDVPAWLATDDVLVHLYGKTEARPGRKMGHVTQLLRS; encoded by the coding sequence ATGACCACCATCGGCATTATCGGTGGCGGCCAGCTCGGCCGCATGCTGGCGATGGCAGCTGCCCGATTGAACTTCCGCACCGTCATCCTCGAGCCGCAGGTCGACTGTCCGGCGGCACAGGTCGCCAACGATCAGATCGTTGCTGCCTATGACGACGAAGCCGCGCTCAGCCAACTCGCGACCGTCAGCGACATCATCACCTACGAATTCGAGAACGTGCCTGTCGCGGCCGCCGAGCGGCTCGCCGCGAAACGACCTGTCCTCCCGCCTGCAAAGGCGCTGGAAGTCGCGCAGGACCGCCTCGTCGAAAAACGCTTCATCAACGACTGCGGCATTGCGACGGCGCGCTTTCACGCCGTCGACAGCCAGACCGACCTGGAAACAGCGCTTGCCGATTTCGGCGGCACCGGCGTGCTCAAGACCCGCCGCCTCGGTTACGACGGCAAGGGCCAGCGCGTCTTCCGCTCCGCCGGGGACAGTCCGGCCGGCGCCTTTGCAGCGCTCGGCGGCGTGCCCCTGATCCTTGAGAGCTTTGTGCCGTTCGAGCGCGAGATTTCGATCATCGCCGCCCGCGCCACCGACGGCACGGTCGCCTGCTTCGACCCGGCCGAGAACGTCCATCGCAACGGCATCCTCCACACCTCGACGGTGCCGGCAGCCGTTGGCGGCGACACGGCGGATGCCGCCCGCAAGGCGGCCAAGGCCATCCTCGATGCGCTCGGCTATGTCGGCGTCATCGGCGTCGAATTCTTCGTGCTTGCCGATGGCAGCCTGATTGCCAACGAAATGGCGCCGCGCGTGCACAATTCCGGCCATTGGACGGAAGCCGCCTGCGTCGTCTCGCAGTTCGAGCAGCATATTCGCGCCGTCACGGGATTGCCGCTCGGCAATCCCCGTCGCCACTCCGACTGCGTCATGCAGAACCTGATCGGCGACGACCTCAACGATGTTCCGGCATGGCTTGCAACGGATGATGTCCTGGTGCACCTCTACGGCAAGACCGAGGCGCGACCCGGCCGCAAGATGGGCCATGTCACACAGCTCCTCCGCAGCTGA
- the ykgO gene encoding type B 50S ribosomal protein L36, whose product MKIKNSLKSLKTRHRENRLVRRKGRIYIINKSNPRFKARQG is encoded by the coding sequence ATGAAGATCAAGAATTCGCTCAAGTCGCTGAAGACCCGTCACCGCGAAAACCGTCTGGTTCGTCGCAAGGGCCGCATCTACATCATCAACAAGTCGAACCCGCGCTTCAAGGCTCGTCAGGGCTGA
- a CDS encoding alpha/beta fold hydrolase produces the protein MVPATVLLIGLALAGIAYSLWHARAFTRRFPNAGKLIDIGGYRMNSVHLPAGGQADLLPVVFIHGAGGNLLDQLHAFAPALDGRAEMLFVDRPGHGYSERGGAENDLPDGQATAIAKLMARRGIRRAIIVGHSFGGAIAASFALHHPEKTAGLVLLAPATHPWPGGVDWYYRLTALPLLGWLFAHTLVTPLGQRRIEGGTHSIFSPNPRPDDYIDKTGPHLVLRPATFRNNARDIANLHAYLTATAPRYREITAQTVIITGDSDGIVLADIHSRGLARDIPGAELLWIGNLGHKPDYVVTDVVVAALEKMAGQPTDLEQIKRRAEARLIASSEAIGQV, from the coding sequence ATGGTTCCAGCTACCGTCCTGTTGATCGGGCTTGCGCTCGCCGGCATCGCCTACAGCCTCTGGCACGCGCGGGCCTTCACCCGGCGGTTTCCCAATGCCGGCAAGCTCATCGACATCGGCGGCTATCGCATGAACAGCGTGCACCTGCCGGCGGGCGGGCAGGCGGATCTCTTGCCCGTCGTCTTCATCCATGGCGCCGGCGGCAATCTGCTCGACCAGTTGCACGCCTTCGCGCCAGCCCTTGACGGTCGCGCCGAGATGCTGTTCGTCGATCGTCCGGGCCACGGCTACTCCGAGCGAGGCGGAGCGGAAAACGACCTCCCGGACGGCCAGGCGACGGCGATCGCAAAGCTGATGGCCAGGCGCGGCATCCGTCGCGCCATCATCGTCGGCCATTCCTTCGGCGGCGCCATTGCCGCGAGCTTCGCCCTGCATCATCCGGAGAAGACTGCCGGCCTCGTCCTGCTGGCGCCTGCAACACACCCCTGGCCGGGCGGCGTCGACTGGTATTACCGCCTCACGGCCCTGCCCCTCCTCGGCTGGCTCTTTGCCCATACGCTGGTAACGCCCCTGGGGCAGCGTCGCATCGAAGGCGGCACGCACTCGATCTTTTCACCCAATCCGCGCCCCGACGATTACATCGACAAGACCGGCCCGCATCTGGTGCTTCGTCCCGCAACCTTCCGCAACAATGCGCGCGACATCGCCAATCTCCATGCCTATCTGACCGCGACTGCGCCGCGCTACCGAGAGATCACCGCACAGACCGTGATCATCACCGGCGACAGCGACGGCATCGTGCTGGCCGACATCCATTCCCGCGGACTGGCACGCGATATCCCCGGCGCGGAACTGCTGTGGATCGGCAATCTCGGCCACAAGCCCGATTATGTGGTCACGGACGTTGTCGTCGCAGCACTCGAAAAGATGGCAGGCCAGCCGACCGATCTCGAGCAAATAAAAAGGCGGGCCGAAGCCCGCCTGATCGCGTCGTCCGAAGCCATCGGTCAAGTCTGA
- the pyk gene encoding pyruvate kinase — MKRNRKVKILATLGPASSDEQMIQKLHEAGADLFRINMSHASHDVMRTLVQRIRAVEARCGRPIGILGDLQGPKLRVGKFAEGKVDLKVGQTFTLDNRDEPGDNTRVYLPHPEILEAVKPGHRLLIDDGKLHLKAEKTDGKSIVTTVVAGTKISDRKGVSLPDTLLAVGVLTDKDRSDLDAVLATGEFDWVALSFVQRPEDLAEVRKIARGRVGLMSKIEKPQALDRIDEIIELSDALMVARGDLGVEMPLESVPGLQKQLTRACRRAGKPVVVATQMLESMISAPVPTRAEVSDVATAVFEGADAVMLSAESASGEYPVEAVSTMASIASNVERDPHYSSIIYAQRTPPEATGADAISLAAHQIAETLRLSAIVCYTSSGTTGLRAARERPQVPIIALSPIVQTARRLSVVWGLHCVVTEDATDLDDMVNRACRIVAAEGFGKPGERVIISAGVPLGTPGATNMLRIAYIGSDGKSGV; from the coding sequence ATGAAGCGGAACAGAAAAGTCAAAATCCTCGCCACGCTCGGACCGGCGTCTTCCGATGAGCAGATGATCCAGAAGCTGCACGAGGCCGGGGCTGATCTGTTCCGTATCAACATGAGCCATGCAAGCCACGACGTAATGCGCACGCTGGTTCAGCGTATCCGTGCGGTCGAAGCGCGTTGCGGTCGGCCGATCGGCATTCTCGGCGACCTGCAAGGGCCGAAGCTGCGCGTCGGCAAGTTCGCGGAAGGCAAGGTGGATCTCAAGGTCGGCCAGACCTTCACGCTCGACAACAGGGACGAGCCGGGTGACAACACCCGCGTCTATCTGCCTCATCCGGAAATCCTCGAAGCGGTCAAGCCTGGCCATCGCCTGCTGATCGATGACGGCAAGCTGCACCTGAAGGCTGAAAAGACCGACGGCAAGAGCATCGTCACGACGGTTGTCGCCGGCACCAAGATTTCCGACCGCAAGGGCGTCAGCCTGCCGGACACGCTGCTCGCAGTCGGCGTCCTGACCGACAAGGACCGCTCCGACCTCGACGCGGTTCTGGCGACCGGCGAGTTCGATTGGGTGGCGCTCTCCTTCGTGCAGCGACCGGAGGACCTGGCCGAGGTTCGCAAGATCGCCCGCGGCCGCGTTGGCCTGATGTCGAAGATCGAAAAGCCGCAGGCACTCGACCGCATCGACGAGATCATCGAGCTGTCGGACGCCCTCATGGTCGCGCGTGGCGACCTCGGCGTTGAAATGCCGCTGGAATCGGTGCCTGGTCTGCAGAAGCAGCTGACGCGCGCATGTCGCCGCGCCGGCAAGCCGGTGGTCGTGGCTACCCAGATGCTGGAATCGATGATCTCGGCGCCGGTCCCGACGCGTGCCGAAGTTTCCGACGTCGCAACGGCCGTCTTCGAAGGCGCCGACGCCGTCATGCTGTCGGCAGAATCGGCTTCGGGCGAGTATCCGGTGGAGGCCGTGTCGACCATGGCGTCGATCGCCAGCAACGTCGAGCGCGACCCGCACTATTCCAGCATCATCTACGCGCAGCGCACGCCGCCGGAGGCAACCGGTGCCGACGCGATTTCGCTTGCTGCCCACCAGATCGCCGAAACGCTCCGTCTCTCCGCGATCGTCTGCTACACCTCGTCCGGCACCACCGGTCTTCGCGCCGCCCGCGAACGGCCGCAGGTTCCGATCATTGCCCTCTCGCCGATCGTCCAGACGGCGCGCCGCCTCTCGGTCGTATGGGGCCTGCATTGCGTCGTCACCGAGGACGCGACGGACCTCGACGATATGGTCAACCGCGCCTGCCGCATCGTTGCGGCCGAAGGCTTCGGCAAGCCCGGCGAGCGCGTTATCATCTCCGCCGGCGTGCCCTTGGGCACGCCAGGCGCCACCAACATGTTGCGCATCGCCTATATCGGCTCCGACGGCAAGAGCGGCGTCTGA
- a CDS encoding DUF1036 domain-containing protein gives MSRNPFSKAKPGLTTLGGILLFFLATSSSFLFADEARADFRVCNGTQNLVGVAIGYRAKEGWVTEGWWQVPATTCATLIEGELQSRYYYLYAEDAARGGRWTGDVNMCVAENEFKITGVQDCFARGFQRMGFKEYDTGRQGSWMVQLSETPGTQESQN, from the coding sequence GTGTCCAGAAATCCTTTTTCCAAAGCGAAGCCGGGGCTGACGACACTGGGAGGCATCCTCCTGTTTTTCCTGGCAACCTCAAGCTCATTTCTGTTTGCCGATGAAGCGCGCGCCGATTTTCGCGTCTGCAACGGCACACAAAATCTCGTCGGCGTGGCAATCGGCTACCGGGCCAAGGAAGGCTGGGTAACGGAGGGTTGGTGGCAGGTTCCGGCCACCACCTGCGCGACCCTGATCGAGGGCGAGCTTCAGTCACGATACTATTATCTCTACGCGGAAGATGCGGCCCGCGGCGGCCGCTGGACCGGTGACGTCAACATGTGCGTCGCCGAGAACGAGTTCAAGATCACGGGCGTGCAGGACTGCTTTGCCCGCGGCTTCCAGCGCATGGGATTCAAAGAATACGACACGGGGCGGCAAGGGAGCTGGATGGTTCAGCTCTCCGAAACGCCCGGCACGCAAGAAAGCCAGAATTGA
- a CDS encoding N-formylglutamate amidohydrolase: MQHYSPYEIIEAKPATGLVLLADHAMNRLPTEYGSLGLPASAFERHIAYDIGVEALVRRLSRMLDAPAVLGCFSRLLIDPNRGEDDPTLIMKISDGAIVPGNHPISAEEWENRLNRFHRPYHRAVSETIGRSAEAHGAAPLVISIHSYTPAWKGVARPWHAAVLWDNDPRAVLPLIAKLEASGDIAVGNNEPYDGALRGDTMFRHCMAPGIAHALIEVRQDLIADEAGIAAWAERLAPILASLNAMPDLHRYERHASRTGAYESLSGFAPGKAG; this comes from the coding sequence ATGCAACACTATTCTCCCTATGAGATTATCGAAGCCAAGCCTGCAACCGGGCTCGTACTGCTGGCCGACCACGCGATGAACCGATTGCCGACGGAGTACGGCAGCCTCGGTCTCCCCGCCTCGGCGTTCGAACGGCATATCGCCTATGACATCGGCGTCGAAGCGCTGGTGCGGCGGCTCTCGCGCATGCTCGATGCACCGGCCGTGCTCGGTTGCTTCTCCCGACTGCTGATCGATCCCAATCGCGGTGAAGACGACCCGACGCTGATCATGAAGATTTCCGACGGCGCGATCGTGCCCGGCAACCACCCGATCAGCGCAGAGGAATGGGAGAACCGCCTGAACCGGTTCCACCGCCCCTATCATCGCGCCGTTTCCGAGACGATCGGCCGAAGCGCCGAGGCGCATGGCGCAGCACCGCTCGTCATTTCGATCCACTCCTACACACCGGCCTGGAAGGGTGTCGCCCGCCCCTGGCACGCTGCCGTCCTCTGGGACAATGATCCGCGCGCCGTTCTGCCCTTGATCGCGAAGCTCGAAGCATCGGGCGACATCGCCGTCGGCAACAACGAACCCTATGACGGCGCACTGCGCGGAGATACCATGTTCCGGCACTGCATGGCGCCGGGTATAGCTCACGCGCTGATCGAGGTGCGCCAGGACCTGATCGCCGACGAGGCGGGTATTGCTGCCTGGGCCGAGCGGCTGGCGCCGATCCTTGCAAGTCTCAACGCCATGCCCGATCTACATCGCTACGAGCGCCACGCCTCCCGCACCGGCGCCTATGAGAGCCTTTCCGGATTTGCGCCCGGAAAGGCCGGGTAA
- a CDS encoding DUF1244 domain-containing protein, which produces MTELTPDQQIAFEAAAFRRLVAHLRERSDVQNIDLMNLAGFCRNCLSNWYREAAEQAGVALAKEESREIIYGMPYEEWRERHQREATAEQKAALEINKPKE; this is translated from the coding sequence ATGACTGAACTGACCCCGGATCAGCAGATCGCGTTCGAGGCAGCCGCCTTTCGCCGTCTCGTCGCCCATCTGCGCGAACGCTCCGATGTCCAGAACATCGATCTGATGAACCTCGCCGGCTTCTGCCGCAATTGTCTTTCCAACTGGTACCGCGAAGCCGCCGAGCAGGCGGGCGTTGCTCTCGCCAAGGAGGAATCGCGCGAGATCATCTACGGCATGCCTTATGAGGAATGGCGCGAGCGTCACCAGAGGGAAGCAACCGCCGAGCAGAAGGCAGCCCTCGAGATCAACAAGCCGAAGGAATAA
- a CDS encoding DUF2312 domain-containing protein, with product MSDAHGVARDQLRAFIERIERLEEEKKTIADDIKDVYGEAKSMGFDTKILRKVISIRKQDHDERMEQEAILDTYLQALGMVPAADEE from the coding sequence ATGTCGGATGCTCACGGCGTCGCACGCGATCAGCTTCGTGCTTTCATCGAGCGGATCGAACGCCTGGAAGAAGAAAAGAAGACCATCGCCGACGACATCAAGGACGTCTACGGCGAAGCCAAGTCCATGGGCTTCGACACCAAGATCCTGCGCAAGGTCATCTCGATCCGCAAACAGGACCACGACGAGCGTATGGAACAGGAAGCGATCCTCGACACCTACCTCCAGGCGCTCGGCATGGTGCCGGCAGCCGACGAAGAATAA
- a CDS encoding DUF882 domain-containing protein, translated as MPNLFGFKKPLGSLARVCAAFTRKVPQVLTSVAIAASLVTPGFAPPVEAAGQTRTLKLYFIHTQEKAQITFKRNGRYDPKGLQEINRFLRDWRRNEPTKMDPRLLDLVWEVYQKSGSRDYIHVVSAYRSPATNGMLRSRSKGVAKKSQHMLGKAMDFYLPDVKLKTLREIGVKFQVGGVGYYPTSGSPFVHMDVGGVRAWPRMSRAELARLFPDGKTMHLPSDGKPLPGYDQAVADYKRRVGASAIEVAGGGATGPGDTASGKRRGNLFAMLFGGGGDEDEEPSAIAAGPGADDEGGAAPAKVQTASAPAAEEALPGVAGSVAAEPTAAATATAEQNINAPVPAVRPAFKDAPADGGVAVALVAPQKNPAQDALAAALPQTSEMPSEFADLGSMKVPVPQMLDRRDMNTLVASADPSADVQALGFVPVPAVRPAGDAALAAVADAQVVVPSFAERPVVASAEPPRDVAAEAATRVALAAPTPAQREPVSQQPIEMAAYAPQSNTNARATVFDNAFDAQAEAPAKGGRPKKNDADAATRSSVRTEPKLTQKIISEWALTTGRVATLSKPVKAPRFVSKSLRTAPTTVYAAGFSSGAGTVDTARFSGNAVNFMEVKKFSTN; from the coding sequence ATGCCAAATTTGTTCGGTTTTAAGAAGCCGCTCGGCTCCTTAGCGAGAGTCTGCGCGGCCTTTACCCGTAAGGTGCCGCAGGTTCTGACATCCGTTGCTATTGCGGCTTCCCTCGTGACGCCAGGCTTCGCGCCTCCCGTGGAGGCCGCGGGCCAGACCCGGACACTGAAACTCTATTTCATTCATACCCAGGAAAAGGCGCAGATCACCTTCAAGCGCAATGGCCGCTACGACCCGAAGGGCCTGCAGGAGATCAACCGTTTCCTTCGCGACTGGCGTCGCAACGAACCGACAAAGATGGATCCACGCCTGCTCGACCTTGTCTGGGAAGTCTACCAGAAGAGCGGTTCGCGCGATTATATCCACGTCGTCTCGGCTTATCGTTCGCCGGCAACCAACGGCATGCTGCGTTCGCGCTCCAAGGGCGTCGCCAAGAAGAGCCAGCACATGCTCGGTAAGGCGATGGACTTCTATCTGCCCGACGTGAAGCTGAAGACGCTGCGCGAAATCGGCGTGAAGTTCCAGGTGGGTGGTGTCGGCTACTATCCGACTTCCGGCTCGCCTTTCGTCCACATGGATGTTGGTGGCGTTCGCGCCTGGCCGCGCATGAGCCGTGCCGAACTCGCGCGCCTCTTCCCCGATGGCAAGACCATGCATCTGCCGTCCGACGGAAAGCCGCTTCCCGGCTATGACCAGGCGGTCGCCGACTACAAGCGTCGCGTTGGTGCTTCGGCGATCGAAGTCGCTGGCGGCGGTGCCACTGGCCCGGGCGATACGGCAAGCGGCAAGCGTCGCGGCAACCTGTTCGCCATGCTCTTTGGCGGTGGCGGCGACGAAGATGAAGAACCGTCGGCGATCGCGGCTGGCCCGGGTGCTGACGATGAAGGCGGCGCTGCGCCCGCCAAGGTTCAGACGGCTTCCGCTCCTGCTGCCGAGGAAGCGCTGCCAGGCGTCGCCGGTTCGGTTGCTGCCGAACCGACAGCCGCTGCCACTGCGACAGCCGAACAGAACATCAATGCGCCGGTTCCGGCCGTTCGTCCTGCCTTCAAGGATGCGCCTGCCGATGGCGGTGTAGCCGTTGCGCTGGTGGCGCCGCAGAAGAACCCGGCACAGGATGCGCTTGCTGCTGCCCTGCCGCAGACCTCGGAAATGCCGAGCGAATTCGCCGATCTCGGCTCGATGAAGGTGCCGGTGCCGCAGATGCTTGACCGACGCGACATGAACACCCTTGTCGCCTCGGCCGATCCTTCCGCGGATGTGCAGGCGCTTGGTTTCGTGCCGGTTCCGGCCGTGCGGCCCGCGGGTGATGCGGCCCTTGCTGCCGTTGCCGATGCACAGGTCGTGGTTCCGTCCTTCGCGGAGCGCCCGGTCGTTGCGTCTGCAGAGCCGCCGCGTGACGTTGCCGCCGAGGCTGCGACCCGCGTGGCGCTTGCTGCGCCGACGCCGGCACAGCGCGAGCCTGTATCGCAACAGCCGATCGAAATGGCGGCCTATGCGCCGCAGTCGAACACGAACGCCCGTGCGACCGTCTTCGACAATGCCTTCGACGCGCAGGCCGAAGCACCGGCAAAGGGTGGTCGACCGAAGAAGAACGATGCCGATGCCGCAACCCGCTCGTCGGTGCGCACCGAGCCGAAGCTGACCCAGAAGATCATTTCCGAATGGGCGCTGACGACCGGTCGTGTGGCGACGCTGTCCAAGCCGGTCAAGGCACCGCGCTTCGTCAGCAAGTCGCTCCGCACTGCGCCGACCACGGTCTATGCCGCCGGCTTCTCGAGCGGCGCTGGCACCGTGGATACGGCCCGCTTCAGCGGCAACGCGGTCAACTTCATGGAAGTGAAGAAGTTCAGCACGAACTGA
- a CDS encoding sigma-54-dependent transcriptional regulator, whose amino-acid sequence MTSHILVIDDDPVQRRLLTNMIERLGHVAHLADNGRSGLELLERKGGMINVILLDLLMPEMNGHGFLEALAERGVDTPVIVQTGQGGIETVVHAMQAGAFDFLVKPVSPERLSVAISNALKMASRDGKVKTSRRPRGGAVGFEDIVSASPAMIRVIDLARRAAQSNIPIVLEGESGVGKEMVARAIQSASDRVGKPFVTVNCGAIPHNLVESILFGHEKGAFTGATEKHTGKFVDADGGTLFLDEIGDLPLEVQVKLLRAVQQGEIETIGARHPQKVNVRLISATNKDLINEVREGRFREDLYYRLNVFPITIPALRRRKEDIPVLVRSFVERFAAEQRLHTPLAISSGALALLTAYDWPGNIRQLENAIFRAVVLAEGNELTVKDFPQIATQIPGYVVSDRSGFSWGEAGPERETAPAEQVPNVYPDFASAAKSMEGDAGHDPRMENAIASVDEGGDVRKLAEVEEELIRFALKFYRGQMSQVARKLGIGRSTLYRKLKDYGIDPENPLREAA is encoded by the coding sequence GTGACATCACATATTCTCGTCATTGATGACGATCCGGTGCAGCGCCGGTTGCTGACGAACATGATCGAGCGTCTCGGCCATGTGGCGCATCTCGCCGACAACGGCCGCAGCGGTTTGGAGCTCCTGGAGCGCAAGGGCGGCATGATCAATGTCATCCTGCTCGACCTGTTGATGCCGGAGATGAACGGTCACGGCTTCCTTGAAGCGCTGGCTGAGCGCGGTGTCGATACGCCGGTCATCGTGCAGACCGGCCAGGGCGGTATCGAAACCGTGGTACACGCGATGCAGGCGGGTGCCTTCGACTTCCTGGTGAAGCCCGTCTCGCCTGAGCGGCTGTCGGTCGCGATCAGCAATGCGCTGAAGATGGCGAGCCGCGACGGCAAGGTCAAAACCTCGCGCCGTCCGCGCGGCGGCGCCGTCGGCTTTGAAGACATCGTTTCGGCAAGCCCGGCGATGATCCGGGTCATCGACCTTGCGCGCCGTGCCGCCCAGTCCAACATTCCGATCGTGCTCGAAGGCGAGTCCGGCGTTGGCAAGGAAATGGTGGCCCGTGCCATCCAGTCGGCGAGCGACCGGGTTGGCAAGCCCTTCGTCACCGTCAACTGTGGCGCGATCCCGCACAATCTGGTCGAGAGCATTCTCTTCGGCCACGAAAAGGGCGCCTTCACTGGTGCTACGGAAAAACACACCGGCAAGTTCGTCGATGCGGACGGCGGTACCCTGTTCCTCGACGAGATCGGCGACCTGCCGCTCGAAGTTCAGGTCAAGCTCCTGCGTGCGGTGCAGCAGGGCGAGATCGAGACGATCGGCGCACGCCATCCGCAGAAGGTCAATGTGCGGCTGATTTCGGCCACCAACAAGGACCTGATCAACGAGGTGCGCGAGGGGCGGTTCCGCGAAGACCTCTACTATCGCCTCAACGTCTTCCCGATCACCATTCCGGCGCTGCGTCGGCGCAAGGAAGACATTCCGGTCCTGGTGCGTTCCTTCGTCGAGCGCTTTGCCGCCGAGCAGCGCCTGCACACACCGCTTGCCATTTCGAGCGGTGCCCTGGCGTTACTGACAGCCTATGACTGGCCGGGCAACATCCGGCAGCTCGAAAACGCGATCTTCCGGGCCGTCGTCCTTGCCGAAGGCAACGAGCTGACGGTGAAGGATTTCCCGCAGATCGCCACCCAGATCCCGGGCTACGTCGTTTCCGACCGCTCCGGCTTCTCCTGGGGCGAAGCAGGCCCGGAACGGGAGACCGCGCCGGCGGAACAGGTGCCCAATGTCTATCCGGACTTCGCGAGTGCGGCGAAATCGATGGAAGGCGATGCCGGGCACGACCCGCGCATGGAGAACGCGATCGCCAGCGTCGACGAGGGCGGCGATGTCCGCAAGCTTGCCGAAGTGGAAGAGGAACTGATTCGTTTTGCGCTGAAATTCTACCGCGGACAGATGAGCCAGGTGGCCCGCAAGCTCGGTATCGGCCGGTCGACGCTCTACCGCAAGCTGAAGGATTATGGCATCGATCCCGAGAACCCGCTGCGGGAGGCGGCATAA